The window ttcaaaGATGCAGGGGTTGGGgttgtaaaggaaaaaaaaaaaaaaaaaaNNNNNNNNNNNNNNNNNNNNNNNNNNNNNNNNNNNNNNNNNNNNNNNNNNNNNNNNNNNNNNNNNNNNNNNNNNNNNNNNNNNNNNNNNNNNNNNNNNNNNNNNNNNNNNNNNNNNNNNNNNNNNNNNNNNNNNNNNNNNNNNNNNNNNNNNNNNNNNNNNNNNNNNNNNNNNNNNNNNNNNNNNNNNNNNNNNNNNNNNNNNNNNNNNNNNNNNNNNNNNNNNNNNNNNNNNNNNNNNNNNNNNNNNNNNNNNNNNNNNNNNNNNNNNNNNNNNNNNNNNNNNNNNNNNNNNNNNNNNNNNNNNNNNNNNNNNNNNNNNNNNNNNNNNNNNNNNNNNNNNNNNNNNNNNNNNNNNNNNNNNNNNNNNNNNNNNNNNNNNNNNNNNNNNNNNNNNNNNNNNNNNNNNNNNNNNNNNNNNNNNNNNNNNNNNNNNNNNNNNNNNNNNNNNNNNNNNNNNNNNNNNNNNNNNNNNNNNNNNNNNNNNNNNNNNNNNNNNNNNNNNNNNNNNNNNNNNNNNNNNNNNNNNNNNNNNNNNNNNNNNNNNNNNNNNNNNNNNNNNNNNNNNNNNNNNNgagagagaagagagaattaCCCCGTTCAAGAGTTTGCGGCCAGAGGGAGGCAAGATGTTAACGTACTTGGAGGCCATTAGAAGACCCAAGAAGCACATGGTAAAAACCTTGGCAATTGGCATCACCGCGATTTTGATTGTACCCAGCACTGATTCACCGGCAGCAGCGGGAATCTCCATGGAATCGGCCAAGGCGGCAAGGATCCGGGCTATCATTCTGACAGTTCCTAATGCCAAAGGCAGCAATTTTTAGGGGTTGGACTTGGGTTGGAATCCGGAAGAGAGGGGAAGaataaaacagaggaagttagagagagagagagagagagtctctcTGATGATTGATTtaaggaataaaatataaacaaacacttCGCGATCTCTCGATCTCTCGTGATTGCCACGTGCACTTCTTTCTCTTTGCCTTCCTTCATACTTCTTTCCTTTTCTAAGCCCAAAAAAAGCCCGTTTCAACTCTTCTTCccacacctttttttttttcttttttttgtttattcttttctgTTTTACTATTAGCTTTCGttactaaaataagtttttattttgtcaaaatacTCCCaagtttacaaattacaaacacCACAAAGTATAacacttcttaaaatttttgatcATCTAAGCtatgaattataattttgacTTTGTTTCAACACTCAGTTTAACATGACTTGGGAAGTTGGGAGGATCATGAAAGACTTTGTATTTCCTTGATCATTTACAATGgtacaatatatttaaaaataaatcagttaTTGATCTGCATAAGCATAAGATAGGGGAGAATATATCTTATTAGTCCATATATTCCTTATTCGTTCAGATCACACATCTTCGTTAAggtcaaatatttttaaaatggcattaaaagcaaaaaagaaaaaaagagatatttaaatGGGCTCATATAGTGGCTTGACCCAACACCGATATGTTCTCAATCCAACATGATTCTTTAAAAAGGGTATTATTATCGGTCTCTATTAATTATCAAGTTTGTAGAGGGGAGTGAGCTAGAGGAGGCATTGCAGTAAGCGATGGCTGCCTTGAGGGATTCTTCCGTTAATGTTTCCTCGTTTGTATTAGTGTTGCCTTCACAGTAGTATCGTACGGGTCTCTTGCTTCGTCTTCTGTGTATAACTTGAAGGACCCACTTCTCTCCCACGTTCACTTTCTCTCTTATCACTCCCACTATACTCAAACACCCCAGTTTCATCATCATTAACCTCGCCACGCTACTGTATGCagagaagcagctagaggacgATGAGAAGATTGTTGTCTTCTGCATTTCGTTATcgggagatggagaagaagagatgctCAATCCTGTGGCTGCTTTGTTGATTTGCATTTCGATGAAAGACTCACCATCGTCGCTGTTGTCCAGCACTTCGTTCATCCATCCCACCTCATTCTCCATTCTCCATTCTCCATCCTATTAATTACGTTACCGGCTCACTTCCCAAAACTCCCTCTACTACTAGTTATAGATATAATATAAGATTTGATCTCTTGCTCTTAATTTCCATCATTGATGTTTTTAGCAAGTATATAGTTAATCATATACGTAGATTCAAATTTATGCAGCTAGCTAGCAGCTCACAGCTCCCATACATGTATTCAGGGAGCATATATGTGCATGTGAATACATCTCTATATGCAAATAACGCAATTATATATGAGAAGAAGACATGattaatcaaagaaaatgagatatatatatatttttacaattgtCAGACCAAATCAAAGCTCTCGATATATGGAATCGGTGGATTAGTGGTATAATAAATTTGGtgtctttttaataatatactGTAGAAACTAATTGCCCCTGAAGATAATATCACAATTAATATTGATTGACCCCAGCAATCATTGATCGCCTAGCTCTTGAGGATTCACATGCGTATATATCACACGTCACATgcatattgttttctttcttatattgCAAAGTATGATGTTCTTTCTCATTTTGGGTGgagtcaaaattttaaagataaagAACTAATGGAACAAGACTTGAAATGTATCTGGTTTTTATGTATACGTATTTTGGTTCTTGCTGTGAAATATTATTGGAGCACGCTTTAAGCTATTATTTCAAGgataaatataaagaaaaaataaaaactcttggtaatatttacaatattaattaacataaaaataccttaatgcaaataaataaaataattgttactTTGCCAAGAGAAGAAAGGGTCACGAAATTGTTACACGATTGGCTTAGAGTTAGAAAAATAAGTTGTATAACTGtataagttaaaaatatatatgagatgagCTAAAACGTGTTTTGGTCCACTGTTCTTTCTCTGAAGAAATCTGGCATATCATTATGTTTCGTCTTGGTCAGTCCCCTTGTGTTTCGCAAAGTGGTCAAGGCTAATCTCTTGGCTCTTGTAAATAACGTTGAGGTGCTATCAACTTTATACTTTCTTTGCTCATATATATGGACTATGCAAATTGCAATAGCCAACAGGGGTGGAATAATCAAGTACTCTCCAccaaatgtgttttattttgggTGGACCACGAAGATTACATATGTTCTAATCGTGTGTGGTGATGCAAAATTTACAAATGTCACACTCTGAAAAAATGGGTTGGGAAATCTTTTTTGCAAGTAGTATATGGAGATTTCATATACCGTatataaaaaggtgtaaaagcCTCGGAACCATATCATATATTTGAGACAGAGGAGTAACTAGGATGTAAGCGTGCCGCCACGACCGAGCTCGAGCTTTGTTACTAAATTCTTTTGACTTAATTTAGTGAAAgctgaaaatataaaacaaaatatcgATCTTCATGACTAAATGAATTCAAAACCTATAAATAAATTCTCGGTAATAGTTTCCTTCATAACTTTTCAGGATCACCCATTATTTAGTTTGTGAGTGTGATAAAGCAAGAGCAATTTCTTAGTGCGTCCCAAGGGTTATTGGTGTACTacccaaaatataaaataaattcgaaaagaacaaaaacttagAGGGGCTGTAGTTCAATTAAAATGGGAATTAATATTATGTCTGGATTCTTATTTTTGTGGAACTGATGTTAATTCATAAAGTACACTtccagacaaaacaaaaactaaagggttcctcttcttttttgttcataaaCGCAAGTCGATGTCAGATTCGGAAGTAGCGATGTCAGATGATTTACCAGGTACGACGAATCCAAACTCTATATATCGATCTAAAAAGGATCGATTATATAAAATCGGCGGATCAAACCCctaatttggaattttttttttttttttttttttcccggtCGTTTCTCTCAGAGTGGACTATCATGGAAATACCAGCGTATTTAAAATACGTGCCTGGTACTGAGCCTGAGGATGTGTATATTCCTTATATAAGACGTGGCGAAAACGAAGAGCCTAATTAATCTCTCGCCTGAAGAAGAGGAACGCATCATTAAGGAACAAGTCATCGAGAGCGAGGTTAGGGTTCTTCTTTATTCAGTTGTcttttatgattgattttttttttcttttttcattctcTGAAAACACATATTGTTATATTCTTggttagaaaatattattgtatGTTGTTGATTTGTGGGGAGTCTAGTGCGAGTAATCTCATCTTCTCTACTTGGAAAATgctattgttaattttttgttggtttatcaTATAGGGTTTCGACATTGACTTCAAGCAGTTCCGCTGTCTTTTCAATTACCGACCTCTTAATTTCGATGATAACAATGAGTACGTCATGGAACCCGAAACCACCAGAGAGTTAATGTACCGGCTGTCTCGGGAATCTCTTGAGAGATACAATGAAAGGAAGGTCGAATACTAACTGTAGTCTCTTTGTTTAAGAAAGATGTGCTTGTTCTCGTTTACGATTGGTTTACCCTTAATTTGTTTCGAAAACACAGGATACAAAATATGAATTTGTCGAGGCTATCAAAGCCAATTTTTACGCGACTGGTGCTGCTTCGGTAATgtatttcattacctttgaagGTATGGATCCTTCTAATGGTCAGCCAAAACATTTCCGAGCTAGAGTCTGCTATTATTATCACTGTCCGCCCTTGTACATCTCATGCTATCCCACACCTGAGAAAAAAGGTActccattattttcttttcttttccttttgtctTTCCTAATAGACAGCTTTTGGACAAGTCATAGGTTTATTTGGATTGTTTTGGCAGTTCAATCCATTGAAATTGCAGTGAAAGAACACTACAAGAAACAGGGTAATTTCTGACGGACGTACTAACGGAAATTTATCTGTCGGAAATTACCGGCGGATTTCCGACAGTTATCTGACGCCGAATGATTTCGTCGGTTTTTCGTCGGTAAGTTACCGACAGACTTTATCCGTCGGAAAACCGTCACTTTTTCCGAAGGATTTCTGACGGATATAGTCCGTCAGTAATATCCGTCAGAAATCCGTCGGAAAATATGTTCGTTTTACATTTTTCGAATTACCGACGGATTTCCGACGACCCAAAGTATCCGTTCTTATAGCCGTTTTATGACCGTTGCAGTTTCAAAATTTACCGACGGATTACTGACGGATTATCGACGAAAACcattctatataaacaaatcgCTTTGTCTCATGTTCTCACtcattttttcagaaaaaaacgTACGtaaaatgttttcttcttcttatttttgatCGTGGATGGACGGACCGATGCTCGATCCAGAATCAAATTTATTGAATGATGAGTATGCTCGTGGTGTTGGTGAATTTATGGAATTGGCTTGTCAACAACCGATCGCTCTAAAAACCCGTAAGTTGAAATGTCCATGTTCGATTTGTCAGAATTCTCACAATATTAGGATTGATTTAGTATGGGGTCATCTTTATTCCAATGGTTTTATGCCGGGTTACAAGATTTGGTTTCTCCATGGTGAAAGACCAGAGTACAATAGTTCTAGCGAACCATATATTGTTGATAGAGTAGAGGAACCTAGAACAGAAGTAGATTATGGTGTGGGTTCTCTtgagatggtgaatgatgcatataGGGAAAATATGCAATCGATGGGTCAAAATGTTTATAGTTTAGAGGAGCCTAATGCAGAGGCACAcaagtttttttctatgttgGACGCAGCTAAGCAGCCGTTATACGGAGGTTGTAGGGACGGTCATTCCGCTTTGTCATCTGCAAGCAGATTGATGACCATAAAGACGGACTATAATTTGGCTGAGGAATGTGTGGATGCGATAACTGATTTTGTGAAAGACATTTTGCCGGAAGATAATCATTTTCCAGGTACATATTACGAGATTCAGAAATTGGTCGCCGGTCTTGGTTTGCCTTATCAAATGATAgatgtatgcgaagataatTGCATGATCTAttggagagaagacgaagatagGACAAGGTGTCGATTTTGTCAAAAACCAAGATATCAGGATAGAATCGGTAGGGTTCCAGTTCCATATAAGAGGATGTGGTATTTACCGATCACGGAAAGGTTGAAGCGATTATATCAATCTGAGCGTACGGCAGGTCCAATGAGATGGCACGCAGAACATAGATCAAACGGAGAGATTACGCATCCTTCAGATGCGGAAGCATGGAGGCATTTCCAATCTGTGTATCCGGATTTTGCGTATGAGCGACGAAACGTGTACCTAGGATTATCTACAGATGGTTTCAACCCATTTGGAAAGCATGGAAGACAATATTCGTTGTGGCCAGTAATCGTAACACCTTATAACTTACCACCATCTTTGTGCATGCGTCGagagtttcttttcctttcgaTTTTGGTTCCCGGTCCAAATCATCCAAAGAGGTCTCTTGATGTGTTTCTCCAACCGTTGATATATGAGTTGAAAATGTTATGGGATCATGGTGCTACAACATATGATGTATCAACCAAGCAGAATTTCCAGATGCGTGCAGCACTTATGTGGACGATAAGTGACTTTCCAGCTTATGGGATGCTATCTGGATGGACAACTCATGGAAGGTTAGCGTGTCCATATTGTCAAGATAACACAGATGCGTTCCAGTTGAGGCATGGACGTAAAACGAGTTGGTTTGATTGCCATAGAAGATTTCTACCAGCTCGTCACCCTTACCGGCGTTCGCGGACATTGTTTAGAAAGAATAAGCAAGTGGTTGATGCACCACCTCCTGAGGTCGATGGACATAGTTTACTAGAACAGTTAAGAGATTTTGGAGCGGAGAGGACTACAGATTGTGGTGGTAATGGACATGTTGTTGTGTATGGTGCTGGTATCAATCACAATTGGCATAAACATAGTATCTTTTGGGTGTTGCCTTATTggaaagatcttttgttaaaacataATCTTGATGTCATGCACGTCGAGAAGAACGTCTTCGACAACCTCATGAACATTGTTCTAAATGTCCCGGGAAAGACTAAAGATAATGTGAAGTCTAGATTAGATTTGCCAGATATATGTGATCGCGAGGAGCTTCATGTACTAGAAAATGGGAGATGTTCAATCCCGATATTTCGGCTAGACACGCGCAAAAAGGAAGCGTTCTTCAACTGGATTACCCACGATGTCAAATTTCCTGATGGATACGCATCTAATTTGCGTAATTGTGTTGATATGGCTGAAGAAAAGTTTACTGGGATGAAGAGCCATGATTATCATGTTGTGATGCAGCGACTTCTTCCATTTGCATTTGAGCATCTTTTACCCGACAATGTCCACCAAGCAATTGCAGGTATATTTCTAAATAttgcaattttttatttattatatacttttttttatatatatatacttttttatttatatatacaacctcaacattaaaaatttaacttataGGTGTAGGTGCATTTTTTCGGGATTTATGCTCGAGAACACTTACTTTTGACGGTATTCGTAATTTGGAAGAAAACATACCAATGATCTTATGCAATCTAGAGAAGATATTTCCCCCATCTTTTTTTGATGTTATGGAGCATCTCCCAATACACCTTCCGCGAGAAGCTAAACTTGGTGGTCCTGTTCAATATcggtggatgtatccttttgagcgGTATATGTTccatctgaagaagaaggtgaaaaatTTAAGCAAAGTTGAAGGCTCTATTGTGGCACAAAGTATAAACGAAGAAGCGTCAAATTTTGCTGAATTTTACTTTCCTGCCCAAGTTCGTACAAAAAGACGACGTCCTACTCGTCATGATGATGGAGGCGAAATGGCTAGTTATTCGGTATACATACCTAGCTTGTTTACCCAAGTTGGGAGACTCAGTGGGACACGAAAGAATCGCCAACTGTCGCAGCAAGAGTATACGCACTTACATATGTATATTCTCACTAACTGTGAGGATATTATGGAATATGAGAAGTACattctaaaattaatattaacaaaaacttaaatttataagtgcaaatcttctcaaatattttttttgtttttttgtaataggATTTACATGGCGTTAATACGCTCTTACTACCCAAATTATACCGAGGCACAACTTGAGGAGCATAAGCAAAGAGATTTCGTGCCTTGGTTGAAATATTATGTAAGTGTTttactattttggtttaatatatatacaataattaaatattgttaatttatttaaatatttaggtTAACGATGAAAGCGAGAAAGGTCAAACATTTCCATCATGGCTAGTAGAGTTAGTAAACGGTCCCAACTACATTGCAACGTCTTCTCCAGGGTATTGCACGAGGGGATATGCATTTCGGATTCATGAGGAAGGAAGTAGGCGGAGAACAACCGATTCGGGTATATCATCTCATACAAGTGATGTTGTATATTATGGTGTCCTTAGAGAGATTTTAGAAGTACGCTATCCGGGGATGTTAAACTTGAGAtgcattgttttcttttgtgattgGTATGATCCTTACATCGATCGTGGTGTTAGAGTTGACCGATTTGGTGTTACGTCCGTTAACATAAGACGTAGATTGGTGAAATATGATCCGTTCATCCTTGCGTCACATGCAGACCAAGTAAGTATTACATTATCCGTTtattgaataattatttaataaatttagttaacATAATTATTAACATAACATTATTTGTAACAGGTTTGCTACATTCGCTATCCTCGCGTTTCTAATGCTCCCGATACTTGGGTAACAGTTACGCAAATAAACCCAAGAGGAAGAATATACGGAGTTGCCGATCATGATCCTTTGCAACCTAGCGGAATTGGCTACATGGCCCCAGTTGAGCATTCTTTTGATGTTGACCTCGTGGTTGACTTCACCCAATTCACAGATGACAGAGTTGACTCTGAATCCGAAGATGAAATTGGAGAATTTGACGAAGATGATTCAGACTCAGCTTCTACCGATTACTCTTCTGATTcagaatagatttttttaattattaacaaTTGTAACTTTGAAGTACATgcgtaataaaaataaatatttgctttcaatatttgtaacaaataaatatttgctttcaaaatttgtagtaataaatatttgtaataaataaatatttgctttcaaaatttttagtaaaataaataaatgtaattaacttaataattaaaaaaatcaattaaaaataaatggtaAATTCCGTCGGTAATTCGGTCGGTAAAACAAATCCNtgctttcaaaatttttattaataaatatttgtaataaataaatatttgctttcaaaatttttagtaaaataaataaatgtaattaaattaataattaaaaataaatggtaAATTCCGTCAGTAATTCGGTCGGTAAAACAAACCCGTCGGTAATCCGTCAGAAATTACCGACGGGTTACCGACGGATATCTAACTTTCGTCGTGTTAGTAAAATTTTGGTCGGTTTTACCGACGGATACTGACAGATTTCCGAT is drawn from Camelina sativa cultivar DH55 chromosome 8, Cs, whole genome shotgun sequence and contains these coding sequences:
- the LOC104710006 gene encoding uncharacterized protein LOC104710006 encodes the protein MENEVGWMNEVLDNSDDGESFIEMQINKAATGLSISSSPSPDNEMQKTTIFSSSSSCFSAYSSVARLMMMKLGCLSIVGVIREKVNVGEKWVLQVIHRRRSKRPVRYYCEGNTNTNEETLTEESLKAAIAYCNASSSSLPSTNLIINRDR
- the LOC104710007 gene encoding uncharacterized protein LOC104710007, which encodes MDGPMLDPESNLLNDEYARGVGEFMELACQQPIALKTRKLKCPCSICQNSHNIRIDLVWGHLYSNGFMPGYKIWFLHGERPEYNSSSEPYIVDRVEEPRTEVDYGVGSLEMVNDAYRENMQSMGQNVYSLEEPNAEAHKFFSMLDAAKQPLYGGCRDGHSALSSASRLMTIKTDYNLAEECVDAITDFVKDILPEDNHFPGTYYEIQKLVAGLGLPYQMIDVCEDNCMIYWREDEDRTRCRFCQKPRYQDRIGRVPVPYKRMWYLPITERLKRLYQSERTAGPMRWHAEHRSNGEITHPSDAEAWRHFQSVYPDFAYERRNVYLGLSTDGFNPFGKHGRQYSLWPVIVTPYNLPPSLCMRREFLFLSILVPGPNHPKRSLDVFLQPLIYELKMLWDHGATTYDVSTKQNFQMRAALMWTISDFPAYGMLSGWTTHGRLACPYCQDNTDAFQLRHGRKTSWFDCHRRFLPARHPYRRSRTLFRKNKQVVDAPPPEVDGHSLLEQLRDFGAERTTDCGGNGHVVVYGAGINHNWHKHSIFWVLPYWKDLLLKHNLDVMHVEKNVFDNLMNIVLNVPGKTKDNVKSRLDLPDICDREELHVLENGRCSIPIFRLDTRKKEAFFNWITHDVKFPDGYASNLRNCVDMAEEKFTGMKSHDYHVVMQRLLPFAFEHLLPDNVHQAIAGVGAFFRDLCSRTLTFDGIRNLEENIPMILCNLEKIFPPSFFDVMEHLPIHLPREAKLGGPVQYRWMYPFERYMFHLKKKVKNLSKVEGSIVAQSINEEASNFAEFYFPAQVRTKRRRPTRHDDGGEMASYSVYIPSLFTQVGRLSGTRKNRQLSQQEYTHLHMYILTNCEDIMEYEKIYMALIRSYYPNYTEAQLEEHKQRDFVPWLKYYVNDESEKGQTFPSWLVELVNGPNYIATSSPGYCTRGYAFRIHEEGSRRRTTDSGISSHTSDVVYYGVLREILEVRYPGMLNLRCIVFFCDWYDPYIDRGVRVDRFGVTSVNIRRRLVKYDPFILASHADQVCYIRYPRVSNAPDTWVTVTQINPRGRIYGVADHDPLQPSGIGYMAPVEHSFDVDLVVDFTQFTDDRVDSESEDEIGEFDEDDSDSASTDYSSDSE